A portion of the Salarias fasciatus chromosome 15, fSalaFa1.1, whole genome shotgun sequence genome contains these proteins:
- the tmem18 gene encoding transmembrane protein 18 produces MADQKAQNISSIPIDGFSKLRITSIWTFLMSVQWSEPWLIGLVVFHVVCLFVTAVTCRYYRAQICHFLLLVCLVYSAEYLNELAAMNWRSFSDFQYFDSTGMFISLVYSIPLLLNAVIIVMVWVYRTFSTMAELKTLQLKKKARREKREKSD; encoded by the exons ATGGCAGATCAGAAAGCGCAGAATATCAGCTCGATTCCCATCGACGGATTCAGCAAATTAAGAATAACGTCGATATGGACGTTTCTCATGTCT gTGCAGTGGTCGGAGCCGTGGCTCATCGGGCTGGTTGTGTTTCACGTCGTGTGTTTGTTCGTGACTGCGGTGACCTGCAGATATTATAGAGCGCAGATTTGTCACTTCCTCCTGCTCG TCTGCCTGGTTTACAGCGCCGAATATCTAAATGAGCTGGCTGCCATGAACTGGAG GTCCTTCTCAGACTTCCAGTATTTTGATTCCACGGGCATGTTCATATCGCTGGTCTACTCtattcctctcctcctcaatGCTGTTATAATTGTG ATGGTGTGGGTGTACAGGACCTTTTCTACGATGGCTGAATTGAAGACACTTCAGCTGAAGAAGAAAGCTcgcagagagaagagggagaagagCGACTGA
- the alkal2a gene encoding aLK and LTK ligand 2a, which yields MSGLRKRVIMGLVLLLCALTDHCGESAPSAAPSPADAGAGAQQDFRRLVEIVKHVEDSRGHHGARMDSPLTPLARSAEQEQRDAHSLRAERGTQAAAVFPRDLRKKEKFLKHLTGPLYFSPKCRKNVYRVYHHTRDCTIPAYFKRCARLLTRLAGSPQCTEG from the exons ATGAGCGGACTGCGTAAGCGCGTCATTATGGgactggtgctgctgctgtgcgcACTGACCGACCACTGCGGCGAGAGCGCGCCCTCCGCGGCCCCGTCGCCGGCGGACGCGGGCGCGGGCGCGCAGCAGGATTTCAGGCGCCTGGTGGAGATCGTGAAACACGTGGAGGACAGCCGGGGACACCACGGCGCGAGGATGGATTCCCCGCTGACTCCGCTGGCCAGGAGcgcagagcaggagcagagggaCGCTCACAGCCTGAGAGCGGAGAGGGGGACCCAGGCTGCCG CTGTATTTCCCAGAGATTTAAGAAAGAAGGAGAAATTCCTAAAACACCTAACAG GTCCTCTGTACTTCAGCCCAAAGTGCAGGAAGAATGTGTACAGAGTCTACCACCACACCAGAGACTGCACAATACCTGCAT ACTTCAAAAGGTGCGCACGGCTTCTCACACGGTTAGCCGGCAGCCCACAGTGCACAGAGGGATAG